The following proteins are co-located in the Gossypium hirsutum isolate 1008001.06 chromosome A02, Gossypium_hirsutum_v2.1, whole genome shotgun sequence genome:
- the LOC121212039 gene encoding ras-related protein RIC1: MHLRRQPAAVSPSTYAVKYIERGPKIQRVFCSDYLFKLLLFRDSGVGKSCLLLRFADDSYVESYISTIGVDFKIRTVKQDGKTIKLQNRDTAGQERFRTITISYYRGAHGIIMGDLPSRYFSWSLFVLLMKFIFFDLFLSLLLLDPLLDRL; encoded by the exons ATGCATCTCCGTCGGCAGCCCGCTGCTGTATCTCCGTCGACATATGCTGTCAAGTATATTGAAAGAGGACCCAAG ATTCAAAGAG TCTTTTGCAGTGACTACCTGTTCAAGCTTCTGCTTTTTAGAGATTCTGGTGTTGGAAAATCTTGTCTTCTTTTGAGATTTGCT GATGATTCATATGTAGAAAGCTACATAAGCACCATTGGGGTTGATTTT AAAATACGTACTGTGAAGCAGGATGGGAaaaccattaaacttcaaaat AGGGATACTGCTGGACAAGAACGGTTTAGGACAATCACTATTAGCTACTACCGTGGTGCACATGGCATAATAATGGGTGATCTCCCTTCTAGATATTTTTCCTGGTCTTTATTTGTGCTACTTATgaagtttattttttttgatctttttctttcccttctaCTGCTGGATCCTCTGTTAGATCGTTTATGA